From Xiphophorus couchianus chromosome 4, X_couchianus-1.0, whole genome shotgun sequence, a single genomic window includes:
- the dnaja2a gene encoding dnaJ homolog subfamily A member 2a has product MANVADTRLYDILGVSPSATENELKKAYRKLAKEYHPDKNPNAGDKFKEISFAYDVLTNPEKKELYDRYGEQGLREGGGGGPGMDDIFSHIFGGGLFGFMGGQAGRSRNGGRRRGEDMVHPLKVSLDDLYNGKTTKLQLSKNVLCSSCNGQGGKTGAVQKCTACRGRGMRIMIRQLAPGMVQQMQSVCTDCNGEGEVINEKDRCKKCEGKKVVKEVKILEVHVDKGMRHGQKITFGGEADQAPGVEPGDIVLVLQEKDHETFRREGNDLSMTHKIGLVEALCGFQFMLKHLDGRQIVIKYPAGKVIEPGSVRVVRGEGMPQYRNPFEKGDLFIKFDVQFPENNWISPEKLVELEDMLPSRSEPPIIAGETEEVDLQDYDASQGSSSGGRREAYNDSSDDESGHHGQGVQCAHQ; this is encoded by the exons ATGGCCAATGTTGCCGACACAAGACTCTACGACATTCTTGGAGTGTCTCCGTCCGCAACTGAAAATGAGCTCAAGAAG GCATACCGGAAACTGGCAAAAGAGTATCACCCTGACAAGAACCCAAACGCTGGTGACAAG tttaaagaaatcagcTTTGCCTACGATGTGCTCACTAACCCTGAGAAGAAGGAGCTGTACGACCGGTATGGTGAGCAGGGGTTGCGGGAAGGAGGCGGGGGCGGCCCCGGGATGGACGACATCTTCTCCCACATCTTCGGCGGCGGACTCTTCGGCTTCATGGGCGGACAGGCGGGGCGCTCCAGAAACGGCGGTCGCAGGAGAGGCGAGGACATGGTCCATCCGCTCAA GGTCTCACTGGATGACCTTTACAatgggaaaacaacaaaactacaaCTCAGCAAGAATGTACTGTGTAGTTCCTGTAATGG ACAAGGAGGCAAGACGGGCGCTGTACAGAAATGCACGGCCTGCAGGGGGCGGGGCATGCGCATCATGATCAGACAGCTGGCTCCAGGCATGGTCCAACAGATGCAGTCTGTGTGTACCGATTGCAACGGAGAAG GTGAAGTCATCAACGAGAAAGACCGCTGTAAAAAATGTGAAGGCAAAAAAGTGGTGAAGGAGGTGAAAATCCTGGAGGTCCACGTAGACAAAGGCATGAGACACGGGCAGAAGATCACCTTTGGAGGAGAAGCCGACCAGGCGCCGGGGGTGGAGCCTGGAGAcatagttctggttctgcaggaaAAGGATCACGAG ACGTTTAGACGAGAAGGAAACGACCTCTCTATGACCCATAAGATCGGCCTGGTGGAGGCGCTGTGCGGCTTTCAGTTCATGCTGAAGCATTTAGACGGGAGGCAGATTGTCATCAAGTATCCTGCAGGAAAAGTCATTGAACCAG GCTCGGTCAGAGTGGTGCGGGGAGAGGGCATGCCACAGTACAGAAACCCGTTTGAGAAAGGAGATTTGTTCATCAAGTTTGATGTCCAGTTTCCTGAAAACAACTGGATCAGCCCAGAGAAGCTGGTG GAGCTGGAGGACATGCTGCCGTCGCGGTCGGAGCCCCCCATCATCGCCGGGGAAACGGAGGAGGTGGACCTGCAGGACTACGACGCCAGCCAGGGCTCGTCGTCCGGCGGCCGCAGGGAGGCGTACAACGACAGCTCCGACGACGAGAGCGGCCACCACGGGCAGGGCGTGCAATGTGCCCACCAGTAA